A region of the Denitrificimonas caeni genome:
GCGTGTGCTGGGCTCTGTGCTCTGGGTGTTTGCTGTGAATACTTGGCAAGCACTGAGCGAAGCAGTCAAGGCCAGTATCCCAAAAGTACGTAAGTAAGGCATGCAGTCGGTTACCGTAAGAAAATAAAAGGGCGGTTAGCGCTGCCAGCTGCTTTTAGCTTTTATTGCACTGACCGGTTAGTAATGTATCGCACTGAGTGCAAGGAGTATCAAGCCTACAACGTGCTAATGCAGTGCACAACTGTGACTTTTAGGTGGGGCTTTGCTGGAAGTGGCTGTTTGCGGTATGAGTTAGGCGGCATTTAAGAGGCAAAAAAAAGCCCCTGAGCATTACTGCTAGGGGCTTTTAATTTGTTTGGAGGCCGAGGCCGGAATCGAACCGGCGTTCACGGATTTGCAATCCGCTGCATAACCACTCTACCACCCGGCCTAAACAAAAACGCCGCACTAAGCGGCATTCTTGATGACAAACTGGAGCGGGAAACGAGATTCGAACTCGCGACCCCAACCTTGGCAAGGTTGTGCTCTACCAACTGAGCTATTCCCGCAATGTCTTGGTGACGGGCGCTATAATAGCGAATCAGAATATTTAGTCAAGCCCTTGATTGTAAAAAAGTTAATCTTCTTTTTGTTTGGTGTGTAAATGTGGTTTGGCTGCCAGTAAATACTGGACCATTGACCACAGTGTCAGCACTGCTGAAAGTATCAGTAAAGCATAACCGCTAATCACCCACTGATTAAACGCAGGTGGGTTGGCCAGTAAAATAATTAGAGCCAGCATTTGTGCTGCGGTTTTCCATTTGCCTATATTGGAAACGGCAATTTGCGCACGCTCACCCAGTTCGGCCATCCACTCGCGCAAAGCCGATACCATGATTTCTCGGCAGATAATAATCACTGCCGGTAAGGTCAGCCATAAGTTTGCATGCTCCGCGACTAAGAGCACTAAGGCCACTGCAACTAAAAGTTTATCGGCTACGGGATCAAGGAAAGCGCCGAAAGGGGTGCTTTGATTTAAGCGGCGAGCCAGATAGCCATCCAGCCAGTCAGTGAAGCTGGCGAAGGCGAAAACGGCGCTGGCGGCCCAGTAACTCCAAGAAAATGGCAAGTAGAACATTAAAATAAAGACGGGAATCAGTGCCACGCGCATTACAGTTAAAATATTTGGGATATTCATTGAGTAATTATTTTCTTGGTAAAGATTTGAAGGAGGATAGTTTACCCTTGGCGCAGTGCACTATATATAGATTCGGCAAGAGTTTTACTGATACCAGGGGTTTTTGCGATTTCTTCGACGCTGGCACGGGATAGCTCTTGTAAGCCACCAAAGTATTTTAGCAGCTCGCGACGGCGTTTAGGGCCGACGCCTGTTATACCTTCGAGTACCGAGGTGCGGCGAGTTTTGCCGCGGCGCGCACGGTGCCCTGTAATGGCGAAGCGGTGAGCTTCGTCGCGAATTTGTTGAATAAGGTGCAAGGCAGGCGAGTGACTGGGTAAATTAAGCTCGGTTGCCGTGTCATTGATGTATAACGTTTCAAAGCCTGCTTTGCGAGTCGCGCCTTTAGCTACACCGAGCAGCAGAACGTGCTCTATCTTCAGTTCGGTAAAAACCTCGCGGGCCATATTCAGTTGACCTTTGCCGCCGTCAACTAAGAGTACATCAGGCAGTTTGCCTTGATTTTCTAGCGCACCGCTGAGTCGGCGATGGAGCACTTGGCGCATTGCCGCATAGTCATCGCCAGCGGTAACACCTTCTATATTGTAACGGCGGTAATCAGATTTGCGCGGTCCTTCAGGA
Encoded here:
- the pgsA gene encoding CDP-diacylglycerol--glycerol-3-phosphate 3-phosphatidyltransferase, translating into MNIPNILTVMRVALIPVFILMFYLPFSWSYWAASAVFAFASFTDWLDGYLARRLNQSTPFGAFLDPVADKLLVAVALVLLVAEHANLWLTLPAVIIICREIMVSALREWMAELGERAQIAVSNIGKWKTAAQMLALIILLANPPAFNQWVISGYALLILSAVLTLWSMVQYLLAAKPHLHTKQKED